Proteins from a single region of Cryptococcus neoformans var. neoformans JEC21 chromosome 6 sequence:
- a CDS encoding phosphatidylinositol 3-kinase TOR1, with amino-acid sequence MSSQSDVLDNIFQRLSARSEDVRAQAGQDLAEHVVAYTQEYPGHDASKGVWAQVFHKTFEFTRSNNQLERLGAIISISQLLQLTKDDTLDRAQQKVLRLYEYLRPLTTCGDSTVMLPASLVVEDMVRNSPTLHTDTFLGKEVGQALVMIDDSRQEVGRFSGALLLYAFARAAPGVFHQYIPKVLEKIWVPLRDSRSVVRERASMLLSTCLDTLKTRGDRPSTDTYRKIFEEARLGLLKASSTESILGSLLAFNSMLQNQQLSMAEYYRSICELTFKYRDSKEVSIRKAVIALIPSMATYDSDDFEAHYLHRSMAYLLQALNRPADRDISYVALGHMAVHLGSKMKPFIDDIMRIIRDHLRMRGKKNAPYEAPIFQCLAMLATSVGPMLTRQMHEILNLMFPWGLSEPLCTALQATASHIPPLLRTIQDRLLEMLSQTLTGHSYRPLGAPAPRGGAQMDLNLLQSTTNAQSADTLKLALRLLARFDFVGHTLSEFVRDAALPYLEHDSVEVRREAVLATTTLFMTDPICQQTSSNSVEIVNDVLSKLLTVAITDPNAGIRRTVLDHLEDKFDRHLAQADDIRCLFIALNDEVFGNRERTISIIGRLAHHNPAYVMPHLRKSLINIVTELEYSTNARQKEESAKLLCLIIGAAAGLVKSYAPTILSVLLRTASSPDSSIGVQAECLKCIGELARVAGEELVPSVRAILDLVIEMLNDQASPAKRDTALKTLGQIASNTGEVIKPYTDYPQLMGVLFRFLRMEANSSVRQETIKTIGMLGALDPFKHKTLLGDVDDPIDEGTTSRVNDIVLLNQHNSSVNDEFFQTVVIHSLVNVLHDSTYKDHYQAVEAIMMIFRTQRLRCVNFLPQIVPAFLNVIRIAHSSRTELYLKQLAQFITIVKLHIRNYLNDVFDLIHEFWNPNSTLQITIISLVEAIAKAVEGEFKAYLPKLLQQILRSFDGDLSAKHLPELKLNTLLQILKAFYVFGESIEDYLHLVLPVIVRSFENPAAPDSLRIAALRTTGQLCRKVNFSDHASQIIHPLVRTLGNSSEELRQTAMETLCVLVLQFGPDYAIFIPMVNKALVENKISHPGYEALITQLLNRERLPPDLGPVERYASDSAVEASAPEPVALKVNQQALKLAWDCSHLLNTSSRTEWISWIIGLGHEMMRESPSQAIRAARSLALSSVAFTKELFNVAFYSCWQELFESYQEDLWHNLDRAIKKDDVPGDVVNMILGATQFLEHDEKEVAIESRVLGSVAANYQALAVALHYKEQEFFLDPSKEVIEDLIDVNQKLQQSDAAWGTLEWAQTEMGMTTEVEWYEKLGRWEEALQVWNERDADASTTFSEWEITEGKVTCLHAMGEWEQLSDFVQARWANRTAEEKKLLSPLAAAASWSLKQWDLMDDYISAMKGDGADRAFFKAILAVHRNQIPAALKQISKARERLDPELTTLTGDSYGRAYDTVVRIQMLAELEEIIAYKDHADEPARQEMQRQTWKKRLAGCQRDVEVWQRILQVRSLVLKPNEDMDTWIEFADLCRTSDRLNLAEKTLTSLVGFQYPSMEDTRGRAPPPIIFAYLRMAWAKNLQIDSREERYETLQHLRDFTDQLTDDVGIGARGPNGRLMLPDQKLYGSYTKLLAQCHVELGQWQATLRESQGSADPSGILHDYSLATELDPEWYQAWHTWALANFEVITQLEVSQQGLSPIHFTTYIIPAVEGFLKSISLSPGNSLQDTLRLLTLWFTYGYSSGVTAAVSQGLPTVNIDVWLEVIPQIIARIQTPRQSIQQLIVQLLHDIGKAHPQALIYPLTVASKSTVAARRTVAQNITHKMREHSPKIVDQAELVSTELIRAAILWHEMWYDGLEEASKHYFGDHDIPGMLGVLEPLHEIVENGPQTLRETSFIQSFGHDLRIAREHLKRYRITQDGTEIQQAWDVYYSVFQRLGKQLKLLNVIELQYVSPKLMAVRDLDIAVPGTYQSGKPIIGIKNVIPTFKVIASKQKPRQCSMRGMDGKEYAYCLKGHEDLRQDERVMQLFGLVNTLLNNDHESAKRHLSIQRFSVTPLSPSAGLLGWVTHSDTIHVLIKQYRDQRKILVDIEHKLMQQMSDESYDSLPLLHKVEIFQYALDNTTGQDLYRILWLKSRNSDIWLERRTTYTRSLGLNSMVGYILGLGDRHPSNLLLDQITGKMVHIDFGDCFEVAQQRDKYPEKVPFRLTRMLIHAMEVCGITGNFSRSCEVSMEVLRDNRESLMAVLEAFVYDPLIAWRLTATDKRPGGVGEVKDLDDPAVYGKQRKNKANETEILNDVENTEVKNDKGLQVIERVRRKLTGRDFKPDVVLDVKSQVEKLVVEATKTENLCVAFLGWCSFW; translated from the exons ATGTCTTCACAATCAGACGTTCTCGACAACATCTTTCAGCGTCTGTCTGCCAG GTCGGAGGATGTCCGCGCTCAGGCCGGTCAAGATCTTGCAGAGCACGTCGTAGCTTATACCCAGGAATACCCGGGACATGATGCTTCGAAGGGTGTATGGGCACAGGTCTTTCACAAGACATTCGAGTTTACTAGGAGCAACAATCAGCTAGAAAGATTAGGTGCAATTATTTCCATCT CGCAATTGTTACAACTAACGAAGGATGACACACTGGATCGTGCTCAACAAAAGGTTCTACGCCTCTATGAAT ATCTTCGGCCTCTCACAACATGCGGCGATTCGACCGTCATGCTTCCCGCCTCGCTCGTCGTTGAAGATATGGTCCGCAATTCCCCCACCCTTCACACCGATACTTTCCTTGGCAAAGAAGTTGGACAAGCGCTGGTAATGATTGACG ACTCACGTCAAGAAGTCGGTCGTTTCAGTggtgctcttcttctctatGCTTTCGCCCGTGCTGCCCCCGGAGTATTCCATCAATACATCCCCAAGGTCTTGGAAAAGATTTGGGTTCCCCTTCGCGACTCAAGATCTGTCGTTCGAGAACGTGCGAGCATGCTCTTATCTACCTGCCTTGACACTCTCAAAACCCGAGGAGACCGACCATCAACCGACACCTACCGCAAGATCTTTGAAGAGGCCCGTCTTGGTCTCCTCAAAGCCAGCTCAACAGAGTCTATCTTGGGTTCTCTCCTTGCTTTCAATTCCATGCTTCAAAATCAACAGCTTTCGATGGCGGAATATTATCGCTCCATTTGCGAACTAACCTTCAAATACCGTGATTCGAAGGAAGTTTCCATCAGGAAGGCTGTCATCGCCCTCATACCTTCTATGGCGACATATGATAGCGACGACTTTGAGGCACATTATTTGCATAGGAGTATGGCGTATTTGCTACAAGCGTTGAACAGGCCGGCGGACAGGGACATTT CGTATGTGGCATTGGGTCATATGGCCGTACATCTTGGATCGAAAATGAAACCTTTTATTGACGACATTATGCGGATCATTCGAGATCATCTACGCATGCGAGG CAAAAAAAATGCTCCATACGAAGCCCCCATCTTCCAGTGTCTTGCGATGCTCGCTACCTCTGTCGGCCCTATGCTTACCCGCCAGATGCACGAAATCCTCAACCTGATGTTCCCCTGGGGCCTTTCGGAACCCTTATGTACAGCCCTTCAAGCCACTGCCTCACATATCCCTCCTCTATTGAGGACTATCCAAGATAGGTTGTTGGAGATGCTTTCACAGACTTTGACCGGACACAGCTATAGACCGTTAGGTGCGCCTGCCCCAAGAGGTGGAGCGCAGATGGATCTTAACCTTTTGCAA TCTACAACCAATGCCCAGTCAGCAGACACCCTAAAACTTGCTCTTCGTCTCCTTGCGCGCTTTGATTTTGTCGGCCATACCCTTAGCGAGTTTGTCCGTGACGCTGCTCTTCCGTATCTGGAACACGACAGTGTCGAGGTCCGACGTGAAGCCGTGTTGGCGACCACGACCCTGTTCATGACGGACCCGATCTGTCAACAGACGAGCAGTAATTCGGTCGAGATTGTAAATGATGTGTTGAGTAAATTGTTAACCGTAGCCATTACCGATCCTA ATGCTGGAATCCGCCGGACAGTGCTCGATCACCTCGAAGACAAGTTTGATCGCCATCTCGCTCAGGCTGACGATATCCGATGTCTCTTTATCGCTCTCAACGATGAAGTTTTTGGTAATCGTGAGAGGACTATCTCGATCATTGGGAGATTGGCACACCATAACCCGGCTTATGTGATGCCTCATTTGAGAAAGAGTTTGATCAATATTGTCACTGAGTTGGAGTATTCTACCAATGC GCgacaaaaggaagagagtgcCAAGCTGCTCTGTCTTATAATCGGCGCTGCCGCAGGTCTCGTCAAGTCTTATGCCCCTACCATCCTATCCGTTCTTCTCCGCACTGCTTCCAGCCCCGATTCTTCTATCGGTGTCCAAGCCGAATGCCTCAAATGTATTGGTGAGCTTGCCAGAGTTGCGGGCGAAGAACTCGTCCCCTCCGTCCGAGCCATTCTCGACCTCGTCATTGAAATGCTCAATGACCAGGCTTCCCCCGCCAAGAGAGATACTGCCCTCAAGACTTTAGGGCAGATTGCGAGTAACACAGGAGAAGTTATCAAACCCTATACGGATTACCCTCAGTTGATGGGGGTGCTGTTTAGGTTTTTGAGAATGGAGGCGAATTCGAGTGTCAGGCAAGAGACGATCAAGACGATTGGTATGCTCGGTGCCTTGGATCCCTTTAAGCACAAG ACTTTGTTGGGTGATGTGGACGACCCTATCGACGAAGGGACAACCTCGCGAGTCAATGACATTGTGTTGCTCAACCAACACAACTCTTCAGTCAATGACGAGTTCTTCCAGACTGTTGTCATCCATTCTTTAGTCAACGTCTTGCATGACTCTACTTACAAGGATCATTATCAAGCCGTGGAAGCAATTATGATGATTTTTAGGACTCAACGATTGAGATGTGTCAACTTCCTCCCTCAG ATCGTCCCTGCATTCCTCAATGTCATTCGCATTGCACATTCCTCTCGTACCGAGCTTTACCTCAAACAACTTGCGCAATTTATTACAATCGTTAAACTGCATATCCGCAACTACCTCAATGATGTCTTTGATCTAATCCACGAGTTCTGGAACCCCAACTCTACTCTTCAAATtaccatcatctccctcgTTGAGGCCATCGCGAAGGCTGTGGAAGGTGAATTCAAGGCATACTTGCCCAAGCTTTTGCAGCAGATTTTGAGATCGTTTGATGGAGACTTGTCAGCCAAGCACCTCCCGGAGCTGAAACTCAACACTTTGCTTCAGATTCTGAAAGCCTTCTACGTCTTTGGCGAATCTATCGAAGACTACCTCCACCTTGTCTTGCCCGTCATTGTTCGATCTTTTGAGAACCCGGCCGCCCCCGATTCTCTCCGCATTGCTGCTTTGCGCACTACAGGACAGCTTTGTCGTAAAGTCAACTTTTCGGACCATGCGAGTCAGATCATCCACCCGTTGGTAAGAACTTTGGGTAATAGCTCAGAGGAGTTGAGGCAGACTGCAATGGAAACACTTTGCGTTTTGGTGTTGCAGTTCGGCCCAGATTATGCTATCTTCATTCCTATGGTAAACAAA GCTTTGGTGGAAAACAAAATATCACATCCTGGTTACGAAGCGCTCATAACCCAATTGCTCAACCGCGAGCGCCTTCCTCCAGATCTTGGCCCTGTCGAACGATACGCCAGTGACTCTGCCGTCGAAGCCTCTGCCCCAGAGCCTGTTGCTCTTAAGGTCAACCAGCAGGCTCTTAAACTGGCCTGGGACTGTTCCCACTTGCTTAacaccagcagcaggaCCGAGTGGATCTCTTGGATTATTGGCTTGGGTCatgagatgatgagagaaaGCCCTAGTCAAGCCATAAGGGCCGCAAGGAGTTTGGCGTTGAGTAGTGTGGCCTTCACCAAGGAACTTTTCAATGTTGCTTTCTACTCATGCTGGCAGGAGCTGTTTGAGAGTTACCAG GAGGATTTATGGCATAATCTTGACCGAGCAATcaagaaagatgatgtcCCCGGCGATGTTGTCAATATGATTCTCGGGGCCACTCAGTTCTTGGAGcatgatgaaaaggaagtaGCTATCGAAAGTCGTGTTTTGGGCAGTGTC GCTGCCAATTATCAAGCTCTCGCGGTCGCTTTACATTACAAAGAACAGGAATTCTTCCTGGACCCTAGCAAGGAAGTCATCGAAGACCTCATTGACGTCAACCAGAAACTCCAGCAAAGCGATGCCGCCTGGGGTACCCTTGAATGGGCTCAGACAGAGATGGGTATGACTACTGAGGTCGAGTGGTACGAAAAGCTTGGAAGGTGGGAGGAAGCGTTACAAGTGTGGAACGAGCGAGATGCCGATGCTTCGACCACTTTCTCAGAGTGGGAGATCACTGAAGGCAAGGTCACTTGTCTGCACGCTATGGGCGAATGGGAACAACTCTCCGACTTTGTCCAGGCTCGATGGGCCAACAGGACGgcagaggagaaaaagttgCTCTCGCCGTTAGCGGCAGCAGCTAGTTGGTCGCTGAAACAATGGGATCTGATGGACGATTACATCTCCGCCATGAAGGGCGACGGAGCGGATCGCGCGTTCTTCAAGGCTATCTTAGCTGTGCACAGAAACCAAATCCCTGCTGCTTTGAAGCAAATCTCCAAGGCGCGAGAAAGGCTGGATCCAGAGTTGACTACCTTAACTGGTGACAGCTACGGCCGAGCGTACGA TACTGTCGTGAGGATTCAAATGCTtgctgagcttgaggaAATCATTGCCTACAAGGATCACGCCGACGAGCCTGCCCGACAGGAGATGCAACGACAGACTTGGAAGAAGCG TTTGGCTGGATGTCAGCGCGATGTCGAAGTTTGGCAGCGCATTCTTCAGGTCAGATCCCTTGTACTCAAGCCTAATGAGGATATGGACACTTGGATTGAGTTTGCGGACCTCTGTCGAACATCTGACAGGCTGAACTTGGCCGAGAAAACGCTGACATCTCTTGTTGGCTTCCAATACCCATCAATGGAAGAC ACTCGAGGACGAGCACCACCTCCCATCATTTTCGCTTACCTACGTATGGCCTGGGCGAAGAACCTTCAAATCGACTCTCGAGAAGAACGTTACGAAACTCTCCAACACTTGCGAGACTTCACGGACCAGCTTACCGACGATGTTGGTATCGGAGCGAGGGGCCCCAACGGCAGACTCATGTTACCTGACCAGAAGTTGTATGGATCTTACACCAAGCTGCTGGCGCAGTGCCATGTTGAATTGGGTCAGTGGCAAGCGACTTTGAGGGAAAGCCAAGGATCT GCTGATCCCTCGGGCATTCTCCACGACTATTCTCTCGCCACTGAACTTGACCCTGAGTGGTACCAAGCTTGGCACACTTGGGCTTTGGCCAATTTCGAAGTTATTACCCAGCTTGAAGTATCACAGCAAGGTCTCTCACCTATTCACTTTACGACCTATATCATCCCTGCTGTCGAAGGTTTCCTCAAGTCTATCTCGCTTTCTCCTGGCAACTCCTTGCAAGATACTTTAAGGCTGCTGACTCTCTGGTTTACATATGGATACTCTAGCGGAGTGACAGCGGCCGTTAGCCAAGGTCTGCCCACTGTCAACATTGATGTCTGGCTCGAGGTCATCCCTCAG ATTATTGCCCGTATCCAAACGCCACGCCAGTCTATACAGCAGCTCATTGTACAGCTCTTGCATGATATTGGCAAAGCCCATCCTCAAGCCCTTATCTACCCTCTTACCGTCGCCTCCAAATCTACAGTCGCAGCCCGACGCACTGTTGCTCAAAATATCACCCATAAAATGCGAGAGCACTCTCCCAAGATCGTTGACCAGGCCGAGCTTGTCAGTACTGAGCTCATCCGAGCGGCTATCTTATGGCATGAGATGTGGTATGAtggtttggaagaagcgTCAAAGCACTACTTTGGTGACCATGATATCCCTGGCATGCTGGGAGTTCTTGAACCTTTGCATGAGATTGTCGAAAAC GGACCCCAAACCTTGCGTGAGACGTCCTTTATTCAATCGTTCGGGCATGATTTGCGTATCGCCCGAGAGCATCTCAAGCGTTACCGTATAACTCAGGATGGGACCGAAATTCAACAAGCATGGGATGTCTACTACTCCGTCTTCCAGCGTCTCGGCAAACAGCTCAAGCTCCTGAACGTCATTGAGCTGCAATATGTCTCGCCCAAGTTGATGGCCGTTCGAGACTTGGATATTGCTGTTCCAGGTACCTACCAGAGTGGCAAGCCTATCATCGGTATTAAGAACGTTATCCCGACCTTCAAGGTCATTGCTTCCAAGCAAAAGCCAAGACAATGCAGCATGCGCGGTATGGATGGTAAAGAATATGCGTACTGCCTCAAGG GTCACGAGGACTTGCGACAAGACGAGCGTGTTATGCAGCTCTTCGGTTTGGTCAACACTCTTCTTAATAATGATCACGAGTCTGCCAAACGACATCTCAGTATCCAGCGATTTTCTGTTactcctctttcccctaGTGCCGGTTTACTCGGTTGGGTTACCCACAGTGATACCATCCACGTCCTCATCAAACAATACCGAGACCAAAGGAAAATCTTGGTGGATATTGAGCACAAACTTATGCAGCAG ATGTCTGATGAGAGCTACGATTCTCTGCCGCTCTTGCACAAGGTCGAGATCTTCCAGTATGCCTTGGATAACACAACTGGTCAGGATTTGTACCGCATCTTGTGGCTCAAGTCTCGTAACTCAGATATCTGGCTTGAGAGAAGGACCACCTACACTAGAAGTCTGGGTCTCAACTCGATGGTCGGGTATATCCTTGGCCTGGGTGACAGACATCCTTCAAACCTGTTGCTCGATCAGATTACGGGTAAGATGGTGCACATTGACTTT GGTGATTGTTTCGAGGTTGCTCAACAGAGAGACAAGTACCCTGAGAAAGTACCGTTCCGACTTACCCGAATGCTCATTCATGCCATGGAG GTCTGCGGTATCACTGGCAACTTTTCGCGAAGCTGTGAAGTGTCCATGGAAGTCCTTCGTGACAACAGAGAATCACTTATGGCCGTGCTTGAAGCATTTGTGTACGATCCTCTTATTGCTTGGCGTCTTACGGCGACGGACAAACGACCTGGTGGCGTTGGCGAAGTCAAGGACCTGGATGACCCGGCGGTGTACGGAAAGCAGAGGAAAAACAAGGCGAACGAGACAGAGATTCTCAATG ATGTAGAAAATACCGAGGTGAAGAATGACAAGGGTCTGCAGGTCATTGAACGAGTACGACGAAAATTGACCGGTCGAGATTTTAAGCCCGACGTTGTACTCGATGTCAAGTCCCAAGTGGAGAAATTGGTGGTTGAGGCGACAAAGACAGAGAACCTGTGTGTGGCGTTCTTGGGATG GTGTTCCTTCTGGTAA